The proteins below are encoded in one region of Scylla paramamosain isolate STU-SP2022 chromosome 8, ASM3559412v1, whole genome shotgun sequence:
- the LOC135102690 gene encoding VPS35 endosomal protein-sorting factor-like isoform X6 translates to MSGSERIRARLEQMDTLDEIGSGVVREVGGLTQGEFTNRLNSLKQEMIEAWNSDQRVKALKIGIQCVKLLNLSAPEHFYPSKFVLVMDILSTLADLVYQRLKQKALNESSPASNASVARLEAQETARNWFYKVASIRELLPRLYLEAALLPCYSLTDEKEGEQALVRLARMTRGIGDPLIAAYTRMFVCRMGVDVVPTLTHYIVATIEDFLHTLTQLQLSLAQGTWPEGETDMNMGEDKNVLAARVFAPPLQWMMQCLAGRASQQELQNIVRMCEGAEGLGQNLMLAALLNSFPNDFVALHALPLTQLIASCLYSGKSKHELLSALGRCVNKVPPAQQQQLSLLNGVWKLITHIPLTNDYLATAGVWLEYTAKHFSSFEVNTLLGDVLKHVGAERTQEQMHYSSLLMLVSTALTNSTDPHSLFSMNNFLGLLSVFQRDSVSAGDGVTRGVVEALLSHHPGHITDPALVQHLLTFCGALHDSINALTTDDERRQLSQLIISFIRQVNFGRDFEQQLDFYVNARAAFSNLDSVLAALIQCVCQLAVATWQVVHGQHSGKTAAFVRACAAYCFITVPSLTSSATRLRLYLLSGNVALLNNCLGQGDACMKAAIRELLEVAGSQDTEGGGSVADTLRTLTANLASTLIATPDPPDASPPLYLLRGLTNAIHSFPWPKETDTQAFLSITLLHALSAACQDDLPYHIHSVEGNDALYGGDPQVCQEANSLSTLLLQDIVTHIQSLSGVHEKRCGPVALELFWCIVTWADLTDTHMMNVATLMWSYIMKFIASQVVKQVRELLMKQSSYGKKGLPQLIQHCKG, encoded by the exons ATGAGTGGCAGTGAGCGGATCCGTGCACGGCTGGAGCAGATGGACACCCTGGACGAGATTGGCAGTGGGGTGGTGCGGGAGGTGGGTGGTCTCACGCAGGGAGAGTTCACCAACCGCCTCAACTCACTCAAACAGGAGATGATCGAGGCCTGGAACTCTGACCAGCGGGTGAAGGCGCTCAAGATTGGCATCCAG TGTGTGAAGCTGCTCAACCTCTCGGCACCCGAGCACTTCTACCCTAGTAAGTTTGTGTTGGTGATGGACATCCTGAGCACACTGGCTGACCTCGTGTACCAGCGCCTCAAGCAGAAGGCACTTAACGAGAG TTCGCCAGCTAGCAATGCAAGTGTTGCCAGACTGGAGGCGCAGGAGACAGCCCGTAACTGGTTCTACAAGGTGGCCTCCATCAGGGAGCTGCTTCCAAGGTTGTACCTGGAGGCTGCTCTTCTGCCATGTTACTCCCTCACTGATGAAAA agagGGTGAACAAGCTCTGGTACGGCTTGCCCGGATGACCCGAGGCATTGGAGATCCCCTGATTGCTGCCTACACCCGCATGTTCGTGTGTCGCATGGGTGTGGATGTGGTGCCCACCCTCACCCATTACATTGTGGCCACCATTGAGGACTTCCTGCACACTCTCACTCAGCTGCAA TTGTCATTGGCACAGGGCACGTGGCCCGAGGGAGAGACGGACATGAACATGGGGGAGGACAAGAATGTGCTGGCAGCGCGGGTGTTTGCTCCTCCCCTGCAGTGGATGATGCAGTGCCTGGCAGGAAGGGCATCACAGCAGGAGTTGCAG aaTATTGTGCGGATGTGTGAAGGAGCAGAAGGCCTCGGCCAGAACTTAATGTTGGCTGCCCTACTCAACTCTTTCCCCAATGACTTTGTAGCCCTCCAtgcactccctctcactcagcTCATCGCCTCCTGCCTTTATTCAG GTAAGAGCAAGCATGAATTACTGTCAGCATTGGGGAGGTGTGTAAATAAGGTGCCCCCtgcccagcagcagcagctctcTCTCCTGAATGGTGTGTGGAAGCTGATCACCCACATTCCTCTCACCAATGACTACCTTGCCACCGCCGGCGTCTGGCTGGAGTACACTGCCAAGCACTTCTCG TCTTTTGAAGTGAACACACTTCTTGGAGATGTTCTGAAGCATGTGGGAGCAGAGCGAACCCAGGAGCAAATGCATTACTCCTCCCTGCTCATGTTGGTGTCCACAGCGCTCACCAATTCCACCGATCCCCACTCCCTCTTCTCAATG AACAACTTCCTTGGCCTGCTGAGTGTGTTCCAGCGCGACAGTGTGAGTGCCGGGGATGGAGTGACGCGTGGGGTGGTGGAGGCACTGCTGAGCCACCACCCAGGGCACATCACCGATCCAGCACTCGTCCAGCACCTCCTCACCTTCTGTGGGGCACTGCATGACTCAATAAA TGCCCTGACAACAGACGACGAAAGACGACAGCTTTCTCAGCTGATCATATCATTTATTCGACAAGTGAATTTTGGAAGAGACTTTGAGCAGCAGCTGGACTTTTATGTCAATGCAAGAGCTGCTTTTTCAAACCTGGACAGTGTGCTGGCTGCCCTCATTCAG tgtgtgtgtcagctggcTGTGGCCACATGGCAGGTGGTTCACGGCCAGCACTCAGGCAAGACAGCAGCCTTTGTGCGGGCATGTGCTGCCTACTGCTTCATCACAGTGCCCTCACTCACCTCCTCTGCCACTCGCCTGCGACTCTACCTCCTTTCTGGAAATGTGGCCCTTCTCAATAATTGCTTAGGACAGG GAGATGCTTGCATGAAGGCAGCCATCAGGGAGTTGCTAGAGGTAGCTGGCTCACAAgacacagaaggaggagggagtgtggcAGACACTCTCCGTACTCTGACAGCAAACTTGGCCTCAACCCTCATTGCCACACCAGACCCTCCcgatgcctctcctcctctctacctGCTTCGGGGACTCACCAATGCCATCCATTCTTTCCCGTGGCCAAAAGAAACAGATACTCAAGCATTCTTATCAATTACATTATTACATGCACTCTCTGCTGCATGTCAAGATGATTTGCCTTATCATATTCACTCAG TTGAGGGTAATGATGCCTTGTATGGTGGAGATCCACAGGTCTGCCAGGAAGCAAACTCACTGTCAACTCTACTCTTACAGGACATTGTCACTCATATACAG AGTCTTAGTGGCGTGCATGAGAAGCGGTGTGGTCCCGTGGCCCTGGAGCTGTTCTGGTGCATCGTGACCTGGGCTGACCTGACAGACACCCACATGATGAACGTGGCCACACTCATGTGGTCATACATCATGAAGTTCATTGCCTCTCAAGTTGTG AAGCAAGTCCGAGAGCTGCTGATGAAGCAGTCCTCCTATGGCAAGAAGGGTCTCCCACAGCTGATCCAGCACTGCAAAGGATAA
- the LOC135102690 gene encoding VPS35 endosomal protein-sorting factor-like isoform X2: MKTAARQWGVEKKALTALPTSTHPLQGVRDRSLKEYEPSRDKKPKTLIQSMVMDPLSAVLDDGPDPLSDLLAASDPLSAQTYTGSQKGLKDSQEEEASSPSRWHTTWTQTQNHILANFTTSSTLTFMSSFLHPSDTAESRAVPSHRRVVKTQTAVPERHRAQGMSGSERIRARLEQMDTLDEIGSGVVREVGGLTQGEFTNRLNSLKQEMIEAWNSDQRVKALKIGIQCVKLLNLSAPEHFYPSKFVLVMDILSTLADLVYQRLKQKALNESSPASNASVARLEAQETARNWFYKVASIRELLPRLYLEAALLPCYSLTDEKEGEQALVRLARMTRGIGDPLIAAYTRMFVCRMGVDVVPTLTHYIVATIEDFLHTLTQLQLSLAQGTWPEGETDMNMGEDKNVLAARVFAPPLQWMMQCLAGRASQQELQNIVRMCEGAEGLGQNLMLAALLNSFPNDFVALHALPLTQLIASCLYSGKSKHELLSALGRCVNKVPPAQQQQLSLLNGVWKLITHIPLTNDYLATAGVWLEYTAKHFSSFEVNTLLGDVLKHVGAERTQEQMHYSSLLMLVSTALTNSTDPHSLFSMNNFLGLLSVFQRDSVSAGDGVTRGVVEALLSHHPGHITDPALVQHLLTFCGALHDSINALTTDDERRQLSQLIISFIRQVNFGRDFEQQLDFYVNARAAFSNLDSVLAALIQCVCQLAVATWQVVHGQHSGKTAAFVRACAAYCFITVPSLTSSATRLRLYLLSGNVALLNNCLGQGDACMKAAIRELLEVAGSQDTEGGGSVADTLRTLTANLASTLIATPDPPDASPPLYLLRGLTNAIHSFPWPKETDTQAFLSITLLHALSAACQDDLPYHIHSVEGNDALYGGDPQVCQEANSLSTLLLQDIVTHIQSLSGVHEKRCGPVALELFWCIVTWADLTDTHMMNVATLMWSYIMKFIASQVVKQVRELLMKQSSYGKKGLPQLIQHCKG, encoded by the exons at GAAGACCGCAGCTCGGCAATGGGGGGTGGAGAAGAAAGCCCTGACTGCACTGCCAACCAGCACTCATCCTCTGCAGGGG GTGAGGGACAGATCACTGAAAGAATATGAGCCATCTCGAGACAAGAAGCCAAAAACTCTAATTCAGTCA ATGGTGATGGATCCCTTGTCAGCTGTTTTGGATGATGGCCCAGACCCTCTAAGTGACCTCCTGGCAGCCTCGGATCCTCTTTCTGCTCAGACATACACTGGCTCTCAGAAA GGCCTAAAGgacagccaggaggaggaggccagttCCCCTAGCAGATGGCACACCACCTGGACACAGACCCAGAACCACATCCTGGCCAACTTCACCACCTCCAGCACCCTCACCTTCATGTCCAGCTTCCTGCATCCCTCGGACACAG CTGAGAGCAGAGCTGTCCCATCCCACAGAC GTGTAGTGAAGACTCAGACTGCTGTCCCTGAAAGACACCGGGCACAAG GAATGAGTGGCAGTGAGCGGATCCGTGCACGGCTGGAGCAGATGGACACCCTGGACGAGATTGGCAGTGGGGTGGTGCGGGAGGTGGGTGGTCTCACGCAGGGAGAGTTCACCAACCGCCTCAACTCACTCAAACAGGAGATGATCGAGGCCTGGAACTCTGACCAGCGGGTGAAGGCGCTCAAGATTGGCATCCAG TGTGTGAAGCTGCTCAACCTCTCGGCACCCGAGCACTTCTACCCTAGTAAGTTTGTGTTGGTGATGGACATCCTGAGCACACTGGCTGACCTCGTGTACCAGCGCCTCAAGCAGAAGGCACTTAACGAGAG TTCGCCAGCTAGCAATGCAAGTGTTGCCAGACTGGAGGCGCAGGAGACAGCCCGTAACTGGTTCTACAAGGTGGCCTCCATCAGGGAGCTGCTTCCAAGGTTGTACCTGGAGGCTGCTCTTCTGCCATGTTACTCCCTCACTGATGAAAA agagGGTGAACAAGCTCTGGTACGGCTTGCCCGGATGACCCGAGGCATTGGAGATCCCCTGATTGCTGCCTACACCCGCATGTTCGTGTGTCGCATGGGTGTGGATGTGGTGCCCACCCTCACCCATTACATTGTGGCCACCATTGAGGACTTCCTGCACACTCTCACTCAGCTGCAA TTGTCATTGGCACAGGGCACGTGGCCCGAGGGAGAGACGGACATGAACATGGGGGAGGACAAGAATGTGCTGGCAGCGCGGGTGTTTGCTCCTCCCCTGCAGTGGATGATGCAGTGCCTGGCAGGAAGGGCATCACAGCAGGAGTTGCAG aaTATTGTGCGGATGTGTGAAGGAGCAGAAGGCCTCGGCCAGAACTTAATGTTGGCTGCCCTACTCAACTCTTTCCCCAATGACTTTGTAGCCCTCCAtgcactccctctcactcagcTCATCGCCTCCTGCCTTTATTCAG GTAAGAGCAAGCATGAATTACTGTCAGCATTGGGGAGGTGTGTAAATAAGGTGCCCCCtgcccagcagcagcagctctcTCTCCTGAATGGTGTGTGGAAGCTGATCACCCACATTCCTCTCACCAATGACTACCTTGCCACCGCCGGCGTCTGGCTGGAGTACACTGCCAAGCACTTCTCG TCTTTTGAAGTGAACACACTTCTTGGAGATGTTCTGAAGCATGTGGGAGCAGAGCGAACCCAGGAGCAAATGCATTACTCCTCCCTGCTCATGTTGGTGTCCACAGCGCTCACCAATTCCACCGATCCCCACTCCCTCTTCTCAATG AACAACTTCCTTGGCCTGCTGAGTGTGTTCCAGCGCGACAGTGTGAGTGCCGGGGATGGAGTGACGCGTGGGGTGGTGGAGGCACTGCTGAGCCACCACCCAGGGCACATCACCGATCCAGCACTCGTCCAGCACCTCCTCACCTTCTGTGGGGCACTGCATGACTCAATAAA TGCCCTGACAACAGACGACGAAAGACGACAGCTTTCTCAGCTGATCATATCATTTATTCGACAAGTGAATTTTGGAAGAGACTTTGAGCAGCAGCTGGACTTTTATGTCAATGCAAGAGCTGCTTTTTCAAACCTGGACAGTGTGCTGGCTGCCCTCATTCAG tgtgtgtgtcagctggcTGTGGCCACATGGCAGGTGGTTCACGGCCAGCACTCAGGCAAGACAGCAGCCTTTGTGCGGGCATGTGCTGCCTACTGCTTCATCACAGTGCCCTCACTCACCTCCTCTGCCACTCGCCTGCGACTCTACCTCCTTTCTGGAAATGTGGCCCTTCTCAATAATTGCTTAGGACAGG GAGATGCTTGCATGAAGGCAGCCATCAGGGAGTTGCTAGAGGTAGCTGGCTCACAAgacacagaaggaggagggagtgtggcAGACACTCTCCGTACTCTGACAGCAAACTTGGCCTCAACCCTCATTGCCACACCAGACCCTCCcgatgcctctcctcctctctacctGCTTCGGGGACTCACCAATGCCATCCATTCTTTCCCGTGGCCAAAAGAAACAGATACTCAAGCATTCTTATCAATTACATTATTACATGCACTCTCTGCTGCATGTCAAGATGATTTGCCTTATCATATTCACTCAG TTGAGGGTAATGATGCCTTGTATGGTGGAGATCCACAGGTCTGCCAGGAAGCAAACTCACTGTCAACTCTACTCTTACAGGACATTGTCACTCATATACAG AGTCTTAGTGGCGTGCATGAGAAGCGGTGTGGTCCCGTGGCCCTGGAGCTGTTCTGGTGCATCGTGACCTGGGCTGACCTGACAGACACCCACATGATGAACGTGGCCACACTCATGTGGTCATACATCATGAAGTTCATTGCCTCTCAAGTTGTG AAGCAAGTCCGAGAGCTGCTGATGAAGCAGTCCTCCTATGGCAAGAAGGGTCTCCCACAGCTGATCCAGCACTGCAAAGGATAA
- the LOC135102690 gene encoding VPS35 endosomal protein-sorting factor-like isoform X1 → MALEWKTAARQWGVEKKALTALPTSTHPLQGVRDRSLKEYEPSRDKKPKTLIQSMVMDPLSAVLDDGPDPLSDLLAASDPLSAQTYTGSQKGLKDSQEEEASSPSRWHTTWTQTQNHILANFTTSSTLTFMSSFLHPSDTAESRAVPSHRRVVKTQTAVPERHRAQGMSGSERIRARLEQMDTLDEIGSGVVREVGGLTQGEFTNRLNSLKQEMIEAWNSDQRVKALKIGIQCVKLLNLSAPEHFYPSKFVLVMDILSTLADLVYQRLKQKALNESSPASNASVARLEAQETARNWFYKVASIRELLPRLYLEAALLPCYSLTDEKEGEQALVRLARMTRGIGDPLIAAYTRMFVCRMGVDVVPTLTHYIVATIEDFLHTLTQLQLSLAQGTWPEGETDMNMGEDKNVLAARVFAPPLQWMMQCLAGRASQQELQNIVRMCEGAEGLGQNLMLAALLNSFPNDFVALHALPLTQLIASCLYSGKSKHELLSALGRCVNKVPPAQQQQLSLLNGVWKLITHIPLTNDYLATAGVWLEYTAKHFSSFEVNTLLGDVLKHVGAERTQEQMHYSSLLMLVSTALTNSTDPHSLFSMNNFLGLLSVFQRDSVSAGDGVTRGVVEALLSHHPGHITDPALVQHLLTFCGALHDSINALTTDDERRQLSQLIISFIRQVNFGRDFEQQLDFYVNARAAFSNLDSVLAALIQCVCQLAVATWQVVHGQHSGKTAAFVRACAAYCFITVPSLTSSATRLRLYLLSGNVALLNNCLGQGDACMKAAIRELLEVAGSQDTEGGGSVADTLRTLTANLASTLIATPDPPDASPPLYLLRGLTNAIHSFPWPKETDTQAFLSITLLHALSAACQDDLPYHIHSVEGNDALYGGDPQVCQEANSLSTLLLQDIVTHIQSLSGVHEKRCGPVALELFWCIVTWADLTDTHMMNVATLMWSYIMKFIASQVVKQVRELLMKQSSYGKKGLPQLIQHCKG, encoded by the exons ATGGCGCTGGAGTG GAAGACCGCAGCTCGGCAATGGGGGGTGGAGAAGAAAGCCCTGACTGCACTGCCAACCAGCACTCATCCTCTGCAGGGG GTGAGGGACAGATCACTGAAAGAATATGAGCCATCTCGAGACAAGAAGCCAAAAACTCTAATTCAGTCA ATGGTGATGGATCCCTTGTCAGCTGTTTTGGATGATGGCCCAGACCCTCTAAGTGACCTCCTGGCAGCCTCGGATCCTCTTTCTGCTCAGACATACACTGGCTCTCAGAAA GGCCTAAAGgacagccaggaggaggaggccagttCCCCTAGCAGATGGCACACCACCTGGACACAGACCCAGAACCACATCCTGGCCAACTTCACCACCTCCAGCACCCTCACCTTCATGTCCAGCTTCCTGCATCCCTCGGACACAG CTGAGAGCAGAGCTGTCCCATCCCACAGAC GTGTAGTGAAGACTCAGACTGCTGTCCCTGAAAGACACCGGGCACAAG GAATGAGTGGCAGTGAGCGGATCCGTGCACGGCTGGAGCAGATGGACACCCTGGACGAGATTGGCAGTGGGGTGGTGCGGGAGGTGGGTGGTCTCACGCAGGGAGAGTTCACCAACCGCCTCAACTCACTCAAACAGGAGATGATCGAGGCCTGGAACTCTGACCAGCGGGTGAAGGCGCTCAAGATTGGCATCCAG TGTGTGAAGCTGCTCAACCTCTCGGCACCCGAGCACTTCTACCCTAGTAAGTTTGTGTTGGTGATGGACATCCTGAGCACACTGGCTGACCTCGTGTACCAGCGCCTCAAGCAGAAGGCACTTAACGAGAG TTCGCCAGCTAGCAATGCAAGTGTTGCCAGACTGGAGGCGCAGGAGACAGCCCGTAACTGGTTCTACAAGGTGGCCTCCATCAGGGAGCTGCTTCCAAGGTTGTACCTGGAGGCTGCTCTTCTGCCATGTTACTCCCTCACTGATGAAAA agagGGTGAACAAGCTCTGGTACGGCTTGCCCGGATGACCCGAGGCATTGGAGATCCCCTGATTGCTGCCTACACCCGCATGTTCGTGTGTCGCATGGGTGTGGATGTGGTGCCCACCCTCACCCATTACATTGTGGCCACCATTGAGGACTTCCTGCACACTCTCACTCAGCTGCAA TTGTCATTGGCACAGGGCACGTGGCCCGAGGGAGAGACGGACATGAACATGGGGGAGGACAAGAATGTGCTGGCAGCGCGGGTGTTTGCTCCTCCCCTGCAGTGGATGATGCAGTGCCTGGCAGGAAGGGCATCACAGCAGGAGTTGCAG aaTATTGTGCGGATGTGTGAAGGAGCAGAAGGCCTCGGCCAGAACTTAATGTTGGCTGCCCTACTCAACTCTTTCCCCAATGACTTTGTAGCCCTCCAtgcactccctctcactcagcTCATCGCCTCCTGCCTTTATTCAG GTAAGAGCAAGCATGAATTACTGTCAGCATTGGGGAGGTGTGTAAATAAGGTGCCCCCtgcccagcagcagcagctctcTCTCCTGAATGGTGTGTGGAAGCTGATCACCCACATTCCTCTCACCAATGACTACCTTGCCACCGCCGGCGTCTGGCTGGAGTACACTGCCAAGCACTTCTCG TCTTTTGAAGTGAACACACTTCTTGGAGATGTTCTGAAGCATGTGGGAGCAGAGCGAACCCAGGAGCAAATGCATTACTCCTCCCTGCTCATGTTGGTGTCCACAGCGCTCACCAATTCCACCGATCCCCACTCCCTCTTCTCAATG AACAACTTCCTTGGCCTGCTGAGTGTGTTCCAGCGCGACAGTGTGAGTGCCGGGGATGGAGTGACGCGTGGGGTGGTGGAGGCACTGCTGAGCCACCACCCAGGGCACATCACCGATCCAGCACTCGTCCAGCACCTCCTCACCTTCTGTGGGGCACTGCATGACTCAATAAA TGCCCTGACAACAGACGACGAAAGACGACAGCTTTCTCAGCTGATCATATCATTTATTCGACAAGTGAATTTTGGAAGAGACTTTGAGCAGCAGCTGGACTTTTATGTCAATGCAAGAGCTGCTTTTTCAAACCTGGACAGTGTGCTGGCTGCCCTCATTCAG tgtgtgtgtcagctggcTGTGGCCACATGGCAGGTGGTTCACGGCCAGCACTCAGGCAAGACAGCAGCCTTTGTGCGGGCATGTGCTGCCTACTGCTTCATCACAGTGCCCTCACTCACCTCCTCTGCCACTCGCCTGCGACTCTACCTCCTTTCTGGAAATGTGGCCCTTCTCAATAATTGCTTAGGACAGG GAGATGCTTGCATGAAGGCAGCCATCAGGGAGTTGCTAGAGGTAGCTGGCTCACAAgacacagaaggaggagggagtgtggcAGACACTCTCCGTACTCTGACAGCAAACTTGGCCTCAACCCTCATTGCCACACCAGACCCTCCcgatgcctctcctcctctctacctGCTTCGGGGACTCACCAATGCCATCCATTCTTTCCCGTGGCCAAAAGAAACAGATACTCAAGCATTCTTATCAATTACATTATTACATGCACTCTCTGCTGCATGTCAAGATGATTTGCCTTATCATATTCACTCAG TTGAGGGTAATGATGCCTTGTATGGTGGAGATCCACAGGTCTGCCAGGAAGCAAACTCACTGTCAACTCTACTCTTACAGGACATTGTCACTCATATACAG AGTCTTAGTGGCGTGCATGAGAAGCGGTGTGGTCCCGTGGCCCTGGAGCTGTTCTGGTGCATCGTGACCTGGGCTGACCTGACAGACACCCACATGATGAACGTGGCCACACTCATGTGGTCATACATCATGAAGTTCATTGCCTCTCAAGTTGTG AAGCAAGTCCGAGAGCTGCTGATGAAGCAGTCCTCCTATGGCAAGAAGGGTCTCCCACAGCTGATCCAGCACTGCAAAGGATAA